GGCTTCGCCATAGTTCATCGAATTGATCGTCTCGGACGCGTAGACATTATAGTCCCCGCTGCCCCGCATCGAACCCGTCGCGCTGGCAAGCCGCATGATGTCCAGCGCAAGCGAGGAGTCCGGGTTGCCAATGTTGCGATAGATCGCCAGCGCGTCGTGCCAGCTGTCCGGCGTCGGATAAGCAGCGACCCACTGGCGGCTTAGCTCGAGTGCCTGAGGCGAGCGTGCGCCGTAAGCGACGCCAACCGCCTGCTTGTAAAGCTCTTCCGGCGCTTTCTGACCAGTCGCAGCGCCCTGCTGAATGGCCTTCAGCAGCGTCGCTGAAGCGGCTTCCTTATTACCCGATGCATTCTGCGCGAGACCAAGGAACTTCACCGCTTCCGCATTGCTGGGATCGATCGTGGTCGCCTTCTGGAAAAGGCTCGCGGCTTCCGCGTACTTCTTGTCGTTGTAAGCCGCGACGCCGAGCTGTGTGTAGATTCCCGAGACCGTCGACGCCGGAGCAAAGCCCGAGGCAGCAATCTCGTCAGCCCCCTGCAGCATCCCCGCGGGATCCTTCGCCGCCTGCGCGGCCTCGAGCTGGAGTGCGCCGACAGCAAAATGATCGTCTTTGGTCTGTGCGACGGCTTTTGCGGCAGCAAGCTTGGCCGGAATGGAAGCCGTGTCGTGGGCCTTCACGGCCTTCTGCAGCTCGATGATCGCCTTGCCTGCCTTGTTGGATAGGGTCGGAGTCTTAGCATCCGACTTCGGCGCCGCCGAAGGTTGGGTCGGGCCCGTGGGCTGCGGAGCCGACGTCGGCGTGTTGTATTGCGCTGCGGCCGGTGCGGCCACCAGGCCGGCCACGAGCACGATCGCGCTGCTACTAATGAGTTTCATGACTTAGTTCCTCCTGATACCGGCTTGAGGTCGCCGGCTTAAATAACGCCGAGGCCGATTAGACCCGTCTCATATCGAGTCCAAGCCAGATGTGGCAAAGCGACTGAACGCTCTTTGAACCGGCTGTTTCAGAAGGGAAATTCGCGCTCACGAAATAGCCTTCCGAGATAGTCTTCTCACGCGTGCGCGTACGCGCGCGGGGTGGCAATCGCCTGACCGATGGACTAGGTAGGGATCGGGAGGGCGGCAACAGCGTGCACCCCCCGCGTGTACCCTTAAGATACAGGACCTTTTCTTGGCCACTCAGCCGCCGGTCGACGACCGCAAAGACGACAACACCCCACCCTCCGGCGGAGACCGCGACATCGCGCCGATCTCCATCGTCGAGGAGATGAAGACCAGCTACCTCGATTACGCGATGAGCGTGATCGTCAGCCGCGCGCTGCCAGACGTGCGCGACGGCCTGAAGCCGGTCCATCGCCGCATCCTCTACGCCTGCCAGGAAGCCGGCTACGTCGCCGGGCGCCCGTACCGCAAGTCAAGCCGCATCGTCGGTGACGTCATGGGTAAGTATCACCCCCACGGCGACAGCGCGATCTACGACGCCCTTGCGCGCATGACGCAGGACTGGTCGATGCGGGTCCCGCTCATCGACGGCCAGGGCAATTTCGGCTCGATGGACCCGGATCCGCCCGCGGCCATGCGTTACACTGAAGCGCGGCTGGCCAAGGTCGCCAACTTCCTGCTCGGCGACATCGACCGCGACACGGTCGACTTCACGCCCAATTATGACGCGTCGGAGCGCGAGCCCCAGGTTCTCCCTGCCCGATTCCCGAACCTGCTTGTCAATGGTGCCGGCGGCATCGCGGTCGGCATGGCCACCAACATCCCGCCCCATAACCTCGGCGAGGTGCTTGCTGCTTGCCGCGCCTACATGGACGATCCAGCGGTCACGTCCGAAGACCTGATGGTACATGTGAAGGGCCCCGACTTCCCGACCGGTGGCTTGATCCTCGGCCAGGCAGGCATTCGCGGCGCGTACACCGCGGGCCGCGGGTCGATCATGGTCCGCTCGCGGCACCACGTCGAGGAAAGCCGCGGCGACCGTCGCTCCATCGTCCTCACGGAAATTCCTTACCAGGTCGGCAAGAACGGCCTTGTCGAGAAGATCGCCGAAGCTGCCAAGGACAAGCGCATCGAGGGTGTCTCCGACATTCGCGACGAATCCAATCGCGAAGGCGTGCGGATCGTCATCGATCTGAAGCGCGATGCCACGCCCGATGTAGTTCTCAACCAGCTGTGGCGGCACACGCCGGCGCAATCGAGTTTCCCCGCGAACATGCTCGCCATTCGTGGCGGCAAGCCGGAAACGCTGACGCTTCGCGACTTCATCGAAGCCTTCATCCGCTTCCGCGAGGAAGTGATTACCCGCCGGGCGAAGTTCGAGCTTCTGAAGGCTCGCGAGCGCGCGCACATCTTGCTCGGCCTAGTCGTCGCCGTCACCAACCTCGACGAGGTCGTGAAGCTGATCCGCAGCTCTGCCTCGCCCGCGATTGCCCGTGAAAAGCTCCTCGACCGCGCGTGGCCGATGGAGGAGATCCGCTCCTACATTGCGCTCGTCGAGGCGGTCGAACCGCTGACTGCCGACAAAGAATACCGTCTGTCGGAAGCGCAGGTCCGCGCCATTCTCGAGCTTCGCCTCCATCGCCTTACCGCCCTCGGCCGCGACGAAATCGGAAATGAGCTTGAAGGTCTCGCCAAGAACATCGGCGAACTGCTTGAAATCCTTGCGAACCGCGTGCGCCTTTACGAAGTGATGCGCGAAGAGTTCGACGAGGTGGAAGCCGAATTCGCCACCCCGCGAGTCTCGGAACTCGCGCCCGCTGCCGACGGCATCGAGGACGAAGATCTGATCGAGCGCGAGGACATGGTGATCACGGTCACCATGGGCGGGTACATCAAGCGCACGCCGCTGGCCCTGTTCCGTGAGCAGAAACGTGGCGGCAAGGGCCGCGCCGGCATGGCGACGAAGGACGAGGACGCGGTCACCAACCTGTTCGTTACCTCGACGCACAATCCGGTGCTGTTCTTCTCCAACCTCGGCCGCGTCTACCGCATGAAGGTGTGGCGGCTTCCGGAAGGCGGGCCGAACACCAAGGGTCGGCCAATGGTCAATCTCCTGCCGCTGGCCAATGGCGAGACGATCTCGACTGTCCTGCCCTTGCCGGAGGATGAGACGGAATGGGGCGGTCTGCACATCATGTTCGCCACGGCGCACGGAACCGTCCGCCGCAACAGCATGGCCGCCTTCACCAACATCCCGACCGCCGGCAAGATCGCGATGCGCTTCGGCACCGGTGCGGTCGAAGGCGCCGAGACCGACGATAGCGACGAGCAGGCCGATCCGACCGATCGCCTTATCGGCGTTTCGCTCCTCACCGAGGAAGACGACGTCCTGCTTGCGACCCGTCACGGCAAGGCGATCCGCTTCCAGGCCACCGATGTCCGCGAATTCCAGTCGCGCACATCGACCGGTGTCCGAGGTGTTCGCCTGCTTGAGGGCGACGAGGTTATCTCCATGTCGATCCTCCACCGCGTCGGAACCAACCAGGAAGAGCGCGAGGCCTATCTCCGCTTCGCCCCGTGGAAGGGTGAGAAAGAGGGCGAATGCACGCTCTCGCCGGAGCGCATTGCTGAGCTTGCCGAAAAGGAGCAGTTCATTCTCACCATCACCGAGAATGGCTACGGCAAGCGTTCATCGGCCTACGAATACCGCCGCACCAACCGCGGTGGGCAAGGCATCACCAACATCGACACGTCCGAGCGCAATGGCTGCGTCGTCGCCAGCTTCCCGGCCCAGCAGGGCGAGCAGCTCATGCTGGTCACCGACCAGGGCAAGATGATCCGTACGACCGTCGGCAGCATCCGCATCGCGGGGCGCAACACGATGGGCGTCACCATCTTCAAGGTCGCCAATAACGAGCATGTCGTGAGCGTCGCGAAGATCGACGAAAGCGACGAGGAAGAGATCGAAATCGAAGGCGGCGAGGAGCATTCGCCGGTCGACGATGCGGTCGTTGGTGAAAGCGAGCTTGAGAAGCCCGCCGATCCGGCGCAGGAGTAAGACGCCCCGGCGGCCTCTTGCTGCGACGAACAGCTGAAACCGGGCGGGGCCGGGTCGCGTTCTCCTGACATTGTCAAAGGAGTTATCGTCTATGCCCCTTCCCAACAACGCGCTGGTCCTCGTCGCCGACGGAACCAAGGTTCTGTTCCTCCGCAATCACGGTGACGAAAACCAGATCGACCTGCGCACGGAAGCGCACGACCAGCGTGAGGATCGGAAGGACCGCGAAATCAAGACCGACGCGCCGGGTTCGACTCAGCAGAGCTTCGGCTACGGCCGTTCGACCTATGAAGAGCCCGACTTCAAACAGCAGGAAGAGGACCGCTGGATCAAGGATGCGGCTGACGAGCTGAAAGCGCGCGTGCTGCGCAACGATTTCGACGCCCTCGCCATCGTCGCACCGCCCAAGGCGCTCGGCGTTCTCAAGAAGAAGCTCCACAAGGAAGTGGAAAAAAGGGTCGTCTGCACGGTGAACAAGGAAATGAGCGGCCGCACGATCCCCGACATCGAAGCGCTGCTCAACGGCCACACCCGTCCGGAAGAACTGCCGATCGCCTGAAGCCCGCGACGCTCAGGCGTAGAGGTCCACGACCTCCGCGCCGTGAGCGACCGCGTTCAGCAATAGAGTGCGGTGGCAATGCGCCGGTTCCCGCTCGAAGCAAAGCAAGGCACTTGGCTTCTCCGCCGCGAGCGCGAGCATTTGTGCGGATTGTGCAATCGCCTCGGTAAGCTCGAGTTGGCCGGCATAAATCCGCTCGAGGTCGGCATGGCGCCCGGCGCGGGCTGCCGCTCGTCCTTCAGCCGGCGTCCCGAGCGCCTTGAGGTGGACATATTCGATCCCCGCCTCTTCCAGCGCGGCGCGCAGCGGCGACTTCGAAAATCCTGGGCGCCGCGACAGCGGCAGGGCGCGAACGTCAATCACCCTTTTCACCCCAGCATCCTGAAGCGCGGCGAGGAACTCCTCGACCGTTGTCCCTTCGTATCCGATGGTGAAGATCTTCATGCTTCAGCGTAGCAGACGGCCTCGATGTTCGCGCCGTCGGGGTCGTAAACGAAGGCCGCATAATAGTTGGGCCCATAGTTCGGCCGAGGGTCGGGTCTTCCATTGTCGCGACCGCCCGCCTTCATCGCCTGTTCGTAAAATTGATCGACCTGCTCAAGACGGTCAGCGCGAAAGGCGACATGCAGTCCGTCTCCGACTTTGCTCTTGTCGGCAATCCAGAAGATCTTTTCTCCAGGCACGCCGAAGCCAAGTGCCGTGCTTCCATTCTCCGTCTGCTCAGGCGTCGCTTCCATCTGCACCGACATCCCCAGCGGGCGGAGCGCGGCCTCGTAGAATTTGCGCGACCGGTCGATGTCGGAAACCGCAATACCCATATGGTCGATCATCTTGCGCTCCTTGCGTCGGGATATAGGGACAACGCCCCATGACGTTTGACGTTCACGTGATCGGCGGCGGCCTCGCGGGCTCCGAAGCTGCCTGGCAACTTGCCGAGGCGGGCCTGCGCGTTCGCCTCAGCGAAATGCGCGGCGGCGGCGACAGCACGCCGGCGCACGAGAGCGACCGGCTCGCCGAAATGGTCTGCTCGAACAGCTTCCGAAGCGACGATGCCGAGCACAACGCGGTTGGCCTCCTCCATCAGGAAATGCGCGATCTTGGCTCCCTGATCATGCGCTCGGCGGACGCCCATCGCGTGCCGGCTGGATCCGCGCTCGCCGTCGACCGCGATGCCTTCGCCGCCGAAGTCACAAGCGCCGTCGAACAGCATCCAAAGGTCGAGATCGTTCGCGAACGGGTCGACGCTCTACCCGATCATCCGACCATCATCGCCACCGGCCCTCTCACCGGATCGCGTCTGGCCGAGGCTATTGCCGCCGAGACCGGCGAAGGAGCCCTCGCCTTCTTCGACGCCATCGCGCCCATCGTGCACCGCGACAGCATCGACATGGACATCGCCTGGATGGCCGCGCGCTGGGACAAGGGAGGCAAGGATTACGTCAATTGCCCGATGGACCGCGAACAGTACCAGGCTTTCGTCCAGGCGCTGGTCGACGGCGAAAAGACCGAGTTTAAGGATTGGGAAAAGGATACCCCCTACTTCGAAGGTTGCATGCCGATCGAGGTGATGGCCGAGCGCGGCCCCGAGACCCTGCGCTTCGGCCCGATGAAGGGCGTCGGCCTGGACAATCCAAAGACAGGCCGCTGGCCCTACGCCTGCGTCCAGCTTCGGCAAGACAACGCGCTTGGCACGCTCTGGAACATGGTCGGCTTCCAGACCAAGCTGAAGCACGGCGAGCAGGTCCGCATTTTCCGCACCATCCCCGGTCTCGAGAATGCGGAGTTCGCGCGGCTTGGTGGCATTCACCGCAACAGCTTCATCAACTCGCCGCGCCTGCTCGACGCCCAACTGCGCCTAAGATCAAAACCGAATATTCGCTTCGCCGGCCAGATCACAGGCTGCGAGGGCTATGTCGAAAGCGCCGCCGTCGGCCTGATCGCCGCGAGATATGCCGCGGCGGAGCTGCGCGGAGACAGGCTGGCCGCACCGCCGCCCGAGACTGCGCTTGGCGCCCTGCTAGGCCACATAACTGGCGGCGCCGACGCCGAGACGTTCCAGCCCATGAACGTCAACTTTGGCCTCATGCCGCCACCCGAAGGCCGCTCGAAAAAGGCCGATCGCAAGAAAGCCTATACCGTCCGTGCCAGAAGCGCGTTCGCAGACTGGCTGGCCGACCCCACAGCCAAGGAACTCGCTTAGTCGTCGAACTGGAGGGTCGAGATCAGCTCGGTCATCCGGAAAAGCCGAAGCTGGATTTCTTCGGGCACCGTATCCGGCAAGCGTTCGGCAATCGCTTCGCGGGCCTTGAAAAAGCCACCTTCGACATGAGCCAGCTCCATCGCCCAGCCGGGAAAGCAGCGCTCGGCGATCCTCCGCTCGTCGCGGATTTCGAGACCGGTATGCCGGGGATCTTGTCGAAGACGCACCATGAGCGCGTCGATCGCCGATCGCGTCCCTTCGACGATCTGCAGGAAATGCGTCCCGTTGAAGATGAGCAGCCCGGTCAACCCGTCGAGCGCGTTGAGCTCGCGGGCCGACCGGTGAATTGCTTCAATGTCTGATCTCTTGAGGCCGGCGCGGGCGAGGCTCGTGTAGGTCAAAGACGTCAAATCCATCCGGCTGGGTTATCGCCAAAATGGATCGTCACAAGCCCGTAACGTCGGGTTTACGACAGATTTAACAGCCGCAACGACTTTTCTTCGGCGGCGGAGGCGCGGTGGTCGCATATTTGGCCGCAGTCAGCCACCCATTGTGATCGACATCTGCGCCATGGAACTTGCCGATCGTCTTCGTCGCCCATTCCTCGAAGCTCAGCGACCCGTTGCCGTTGGCGTCAAGCTTGGCGAACGCCTTGCGACGCGCCCCGAAGATTTCCTCGGACTCGATCTTGCCGTCCTTGTTCTTGTCGGCGCGGCTGAACCTCATTTTTCCTCGCGGCTTTTCGGGCTCGCTTCGGGCGCGACCAAGGGCTGGGATGCATTGAACAGCGAAGCACCGTTCGTGCGCGCCGCGGGTGCATTCGGAAGGGAAGAAGTTTGGGCAGCGCTAGACTGCCAAAAGAGAAACGCCCCGGTCATGAGCAGAAAGCAAGCCGCTGCCCGAGCGAGGAAACGCACCATGAGGCACCCCCTAATAGAACAGGAGATTCGGCGCCGTTCAATGCGGAATGAATTCTGTCAACTGCGGTCAGTAACGCCCGGTGATGCGGTGTTTAAGCAGCGTCCAAGCTCTGCCGGGCGTGGCCTCTTCTTCGAGGGTCTCGTGGTTTCCTCGCATGTCTCGCGCCGCCAGCGCCGCAAACGCCGTCATTGGTCTCGCACGCCTTGGGGCCCGACCAACAACGAAGACATCTGCCGGACCGTCGATATTGGTAATGCGCCGGCGGCTCAGATCCATCTGCGCGAAGAGTTTGCCCTCACTATCAATAGCGGCCGTTTCCACTCCGAGCAGTCGCGCGCCAATTGAAAAAAGCCGTGCGCCGCGCTCCTTCGCTCGCGGAATGTCCGGCACAGGCTCCAGCAATGCCACCCACCCGTCTTCGAGGGCTGCGAGCATCGTTCCGCTGACCCCGCGCGGTAGTAGTTCTCGTGCAGCTGCCTGAAGCCGTGGCTCAGCCGGCACCTTCCCCGCGTCCAATTCTTCCAAACGCTCACGCCACCAAGCCAGCTTGATTGCTGCTAGTGCTGGCTGGGTCGCGCGCGTGACGACATCAGCCATCGCATCGTCGATGGCGAACATCGCATCAAAAGCTGGCCTCAGCTCTACGGGCCAGTAGCTACGGACCAGGTCGCGGTCCGTCAGCTCAGCGATAGGTGACCGCCTTCACTGCCTCGACCACTTGGCTCGCCTTGATCAGCGCCATCTTCTCGAGGTTTGCGGCATAGGGCAGCGGCACGTCGGCGTCGGTCACGCGAAGCACTGGCGCGTCGAGATCATCGAAGCCCTCGGTCATGGCAATCGCGATGATCTCCGACGAGATCGAGCATTGCGGCCAGCCTTCTTCGACGACGACCATCCGGTTGGTGCGCTTGAGGCTCTCCAGCACTGTCGCCTTGTCGAGCGGACGAAGCGTACGAAGATCGATCACTTCGGCATTGATGCCCTGCCCCATCAGCTCCTGCGCCGCCTCAAGCGCGACGCCGACGCCGATCGAATAGCTGACGATCGTCACGTCCTTGCCCGGGCGCACGATGCGTGCCTTGCCGATCGGCAGCACGTAATCGTCCATCTGTGGCACGTCGAAGTGCTGGCCGTAGAGAAGCTCGTTTTCGAGGAAGACTACAGGGTCTTCGCTGCGGATCGCCGCCTTCAGCAATCCCTTGGCGTCCGCTCCACTGTACGGCGCGATGACCACCAGGCCCGGCACACTGGCATACCAGGGCCCGTAGTTCTGGCTGTGCTGCGCGGCGACGCGCGCCGCTGCGCCGTTCGGCCCGCGGAACACGATCGGGCAGCGCATCTGCCCGCCGGACATATAGTTCGTCTTCGCCGCCGAATTGATGATGTGGTCGATCGCCTGCATCGCGAAGTTGAAGGTCATGAACTCGACGATCGGACGAAGGCCGCCCATCGCGGCGCCAGCCCCGATGCCGGCGAAGCCGTATTCGGTGATCGGCGTGTCGACGACGCGCCTCGGCCCGAACTCCTGGAGCAGGTTCTGGGTAACCTTGTAAGCGCCCTGATATTCGGCGACCTCCTCGCCCATCACGAAGACACGCTCGTCGCGGCGCATTTCCTCGGCCATCGCGTCGCGCAGCGCCTCGCGGAGTGTCAGTGAGACCACCGGCGTGCCCTCTGGCACTTCCGGCTCGTCGCGCGTCGCAACAACATCCGCGACGAGATCCCGCGCGGCCGTTTCGAACACATGCGGCGTTGGCGTCGCCTCGGTCTGCTGCGAAGCGGGCTCCTGAATTTCCTGACTGCCCTGCTTGGGCGCGGCCTCAGGCGCCGGCTGCGTCGCAACGGGAGCCGCCGCATCGCCCACGCTCTCGCCATCGCCGGCCAGAAGCGCGATCGGCTGTCCCACCTTCACGCCGTCCGTACCCTCAGGGACCAGGATCTTCGCAATCTTACCCTCGTCGACGGCCTCAAACTCCATCGTCGCCTTGTCTGTCTCGATCTCGGCGAGGATGTCTCCGGATTTGACGTCATCCCCTTCCTTGACCAGCCATTTCGCAAGCGTCCCTTCCTCCATCGTTGGGGACAGCGCGGGCATCTTGAGTTCCAGCGGCATCAGTAGCTCTCCACCAGGACGTCGGTGTAGAGTTCCGCCGGCGCCGGCTCCGGCGCGTCTTCAGCGAACTTCGCAGCTTCGACGACGACATCCTTGATTTCCTTATCGATTGCCTTGAGCTCTTCTTCCTTGACTCCGATCTCGGCAAGGTCGCGTTCGGCATGCAGGATCGGGTCGCGATGCTCACGCACATCCTGCACTTCCTCACGCGTCCGGTACTTCGCCGGGTCGGACATCGAGTGCCCGCGGTAGCGGTAGGTCATGAATTCAATGATGATCGGCCCCTTGCCGCCGCGCGTCCATTCGAGCGCAACCTGGGCCGCGCCGTGCACCGCCAGCACATCCATGCCGTCGACCTGGATGCCGGGAATGCGGAAGCTCTCGCCGCGCCGGTAAAGCAGCGGCTCCGACGACGAGCGCTGGATCGAAGTGCCCATCGCATATTTGTTGTTCTCGACCGCGTAGATGACCGGCAGATTCCATAGCTTGGCTATGTTGAAGGCTTCATAGACCTGGCCTTGGTTCACCGCGCCGTCGCCAAGGTAAGCGAGGCACACCCCGCCGTCTTCGCTATACTTGTGCTTGAAGGCGAGGCCAGTGCCGAGCGGCACCTGCGCGCCGACGATGCCGTGACCGCCGTAGAAGCCGTGATCGACGCTGAACATGTGCATCGACCCGCCCTTGCCCTTGGAAATGCCCGCAGCACGGCCCGTCAGCTCGGCCATGATCACCTTGGGATCAATGCCATAGGCGAGCATGTGGCCGTGGTCGCGATAGCCGGTAATGACGCTGTCCTTGCCGACGGTCATCGCCGACTGCAGCCCCACGGCAACCGCTTCCTGTCCGATGTAGAGGTGGCAGAACCCGCCGATCAGTCCGAGACCGTAGAGCTGCCCTGCACGCTCCTCGAAGCGGCGGATAAGCAGCATCTCGCGATAAAGCTGAAGCAGCTCGTCCTTAGACGCCTTGTATCGTTCTGGCTGGCGCGGGCGCTCGATATCCGGCGCCTGCGATGCGGGTGAAACAGCGGCTTTATTCGCGGAACGCGCCACGCAACCTCTCTCCTCTAAGCGGGCGGGTCTATAGGAGGCGCTTGCCCACGCGGCAACCGGCACCGGACTTAGTCGAGGGGGACGATAACCTCGTCAGGGCGGACGAGACCGAGGTCCTTGCGGACCAGCTCGTCGGCCATGTCGGGATCGGCCTTGCGCGGGTCGAGCAAGTTTGAATGGTGGCGAAGCCGCACCCGCTGCTGTTCAAGCTGCGCGAGCTCGGCCTGCCGCTCTTTCAACGCGCGATGATAACCGCCCCAGGCAAGGATACCGTTCGGCCCTGCAACGGCGTGGCCGGCGAAAGTGCCGACGACGATTAGCGCCAGCGCCGGCAGTGCCGCCCGGCGGATCATTCCAAATATGCGGTTCGGTCCCCCCATCGCCTTCAAAGAAGAATCACGAGTGAGTCATGAACGCAAGTGAAAAGAATGATTTGGTGGATATCTCGCGGATAAATTTGTGGATCAGCGCGGCCGGTAGGATTTGAGCGCCGCCCGTCCCGGATATCGTGCCGAATCGCCAAGCTCTTCCTCGATGCGCAGAAGCTGGTT
This portion of the Sphingomonas limnosediminicola genome encodes:
- the pdhA gene encoding pyruvate dehydrogenase (acetyl-transferring) E1 component subunit alpha → MARSANKAAVSPASQAPDIERPRQPERYKASKDELLQLYREMLLIRRFEERAGQLYGLGLIGGFCHLYIGQEAVAVGLQSAMTVGKDSVITGYRDHGHMLAYGIDPKVIMAELTGRAAGISKGKGGSMHMFSVDHGFYGGHGIVGAQVPLGTGLAFKHKYSEDGGVCLAYLGDGAVNQGQVYEAFNIAKLWNLPVIYAVENNKYAMGTSIQRSSSEPLLYRRGESFRIPGIQVDGMDVLAVHGAAQVALEWTRGGKGPIIIEFMTYRYRGHSMSDPAKYRTREEVQDVREHRDPILHAERDLAEIGVKEEELKAIDKEIKDVVVEAAKFAEDAPEPAPAELYTDVLVESY
- a CDS encoding DUF488 domain-containing protein — translated: MKIFTIGYEGTTVEEFLAALQDAGVKRVIDVRALPLSRRPGFSKSPLRAALEEAGIEYVHLKALGTPAEGRAAARAGRHADLERIYAGQLELTEAIAQSAQMLALAAEKPSALLCFEREPAHCHRTLLLNAVAHGAEVVDLYA
- a CDS encoding EF-hand domain-containing protein — its product is MRFSRADKNKDGKIESEEIFGARRKAFAKLDANGNGSLSFEEWATKTIGKFHGADVDHNGWLTAAKYATTAPPPPKKSRCGC
- the trmFO gene encoding methylenetetrahydrofolate--tRNA-(uracil(54)-C(5))-methyltransferase (FADH(2)-oxidizing) TrmFO, whose amino-acid sequence is MTFDVHVIGGGLAGSEAAWQLAEAGLRVRLSEMRGGGDSTPAHESDRLAEMVCSNSFRSDDAEHNAVGLLHQEMRDLGSLIMRSADAHRVPAGSALAVDRDAFAAEVTSAVEQHPKVEIVRERVDALPDHPTIIATGPLTGSRLAEAIAAETGEGALAFFDAIAPIVHRDSIDMDIAWMAARWDKGGKDYVNCPMDREQYQAFVQALVDGEKTEFKDWEKDTPYFEGCMPIEVMAERGPETLRFGPMKGVGLDNPKTGRWPYACVQLRQDNALGTLWNMVGFQTKLKHGEQVRIFRTIPGLENAEFARLGGIHRNSFINSPRLLDAQLRLRSKPNIRFAGQITGCEGYVESAAVGLIAARYAAAELRGDRLAAPPPETALGALLGHITGGADAETFQPMNVNFGLMPPPEGRSKKADRKKAYTVRARSAFADWLADPTAKELA
- a CDS encoding BLUF domain-containing protein translates to MDLTSLTYTSLARAGLKRSDIEAIHRSARELNALDGLTGLLIFNGTHFLQIVEGTRSAIDALMVRLRQDPRHTGLEIRDERRIAERCFPGWAMELAHVEGGFFKAREAIAERLPDTVPEEIQLRLFRMTELISTLQFDD
- a CDS encoding pyruvate dehydrogenase complex E1 component subunit beta; the encoded protein is MPLELKMPALSPTMEEGTLAKWLVKEGDDVKSGDILAEIETDKATMEFEAVDEGKIAKILVPEGTDGVKVGQPIALLAGDGESVGDAAAPVATQPAPEAAPKQGSQEIQEPASQQTEATPTPHVFETAARDLVADVVATRDEPEVPEGTPVVSLTLREALRDAMAEEMRRDERVFVMGEEVAEYQGAYKVTQNLLQEFGPRRVVDTPITEYGFAGIGAGAAMGGLRPIVEFMTFNFAMQAIDHIINSAAKTNYMSGGQMRCPIVFRGPNGAAARVAAQHSQNYGPWYASVPGLVVIAPYSGADAKGLLKAAIRSEDPVVFLENELLYGQHFDVPQMDDYVLPIGKARIVRPGKDVTIVSYSIGVGVALEAAQELMGQGINAEVIDLRTLRPLDKATVLESLKRTNRMVVVEEGWPQCSISSEIIAIAMTEGFDDLDAPVLRVTDADVPLPYAANLEKMALIKASQVVEAVKAVTYR
- the gyrA gene encoding DNA gyrase subunit A — translated: MKTSYLDYAMSVIVSRALPDVRDGLKPVHRRILYACQEAGYVAGRPYRKSSRIVGDVMGKYHPHGDSAIYDALARMTQDWSMRVPLIDGQGNFGSMDPDPPAAMRYTEARLAKVANFLLGDIDRDTVDFTPNYDASEREPQVLPARFPNLLVNGAGGIAVGMATNIPPHNLGEVLAACRAYMDDPAVTSEDLMVHVKGPDFPTGGLILGQAGIRGAYTAGRGSIMVRSRHHVEESRGDRRSIVLTEIPYQVGKNGLVEKIAEAAKDKRIEGVSDIRDESNREGVRIVIDLKRDATPDVVLNQLWRHTPAQSSFPANMLAIRGGKPETLTLRDFIEAFIRFREEVITRRAKFELLKARERAHILLGLVVAVTNLDEVVKLIRSSASPAIAREKLLDRAWPMEEIRSYIALVEAVEPLTADKEYRLSEAQVRAILELRLHRLTALGRDEIGNELEGLAKNIGELLEILANRVRLYEVMREEFDEVEAEFATPRVSELAPAADGIEDEDLIEREDMVITVTMGGYIKRTPLALFREQKRGGKGRAGMATKDEDAVTNLFVTSTHNPVLFFSNLGRVYRMKVWRLPEGGPNTKGRPMVNLLPLANGETISTVLPLPEDETEWGGLHIMFATAHGTVRRNSMAAFTNIPTAGKIAMRFGTGAVEGAETDDSDEQADPTDRLIGVSLLTEEDDVLLATRHGKAIRFQATDVREFQSRTSTGVRGVRLLEGDEVISMSILHRVGTNQEEREAYLRFAPWKGEKEGECTLSPERIAELAEKEQFILTITENGYGKRSSAYEYRRTNRGGQGITNIDTSERNGCVVASFPAQQGEQLMLVTDQGKMIRTTVGSIRIAGRNTMGVTIFKVANNEHVVSVAKIDESDEEEIEIEGGEEHSPVDDAVVGESELEKPADPAQE
- a CDS encoding VOC family protein, whose amino-acid sequence is MIDHMGIAVSDIDRSRKFYEAALRPLGMSVQMEATPEQTENGSTALGFGVPGEKIFWIADKSKVGDGLHVAFRADRLEQVDQFYEQAMKAGGRDNGRPDPRPNYGPNYYAAFVYDPDGANIEAVCYAEA
- a CDS encoding tetratricopeptide repeat protein, yielding MKLISSSAIVLVAGLVAAPAAAQYNTPTSAPQPTGPTQPSAAPKSDAKTPTLSNKAGKAIIELQKAVKAHDTASIPAKLAAAKAVAQTKDDHFAVGALQLEAAQAAKDPAGMLQGADEIAASGFAPASTVSGIYTQLGVAAYNDKKYAEAASLFQKATTIDPSNAEAVKFLGLAQNASGNKEAASATLLKAIQQGAATGQKAPEELYKQAVGVAYGARSPQALELSRQWVAAYPTPDSWHDALAIYRNIGNPDSSLALDIMRLASATGSMRGSGDYNVYASETINSMNYGEAKAVLAEGISSGRIKASDPVIQDLQNALRGKTAPTAAELSSREAGAKVPNAYMRVADAYYGAGNYQKAAELYGRAAAAGADANVANLRQGEALARAGDKAGATAAFNKVGGTQATIAKYWLLYAQRG
- a CDS encoding host attachment family protein: MPLPNNALVLVADGTKVLFLRNHGDENQIDLRTEAHDQREDRKDREIKTDAPGSTQQSFGYGRSTYEEPDFKQQEEDRWIKDAADELKARVLRNDFDALAIVAPPKALGVLKKKLHKEVEKRVVCTVNKEMSGRTIPDIEALLNGHTRPEELPIA
- a CDS encoding FtsB family cell division protein, whose amino-acid sequence is MIRRAALPALALIVVGTFAGHAVAGPNGILAWGGYHRALKERQAELAQLEQQRVRLRHHSNLLDPRKADPDMADELVRKDLGLVRPDEVIVPLD